A window of Metabacillus sp. B2-18 contains these coding sequences:
- a CDS encoding hemolysin family protein produces the protein MDIVNLIIVAILIAITAFFVASEFAIVKLRSSRIDQLIAEGNKSALAAKKVTSNLDEYLSACQLGITITALGLGWLGEPTMESILHPLLVSFHLNESIISVLTFVIAFLVITYLHVVIGELAPKTMAIQKAEFITLLFARPLIFFYRVMFPFIWILNGSANLLVRMFGLKPASEHEIAHTEEELRIILSESYKSGEINQSEFKYVNRIFEFDDRIAKEIMVPRTEIVTTSVEKSFQENLDIMRNEKFTRYPVVNGDKDHILGMVNIKEIFTDLYYLTPEGRKNTLIQKYIRPVIQVIESIPIHDLLIKMQKERVHMAILMDEYGGTAGLVTVEDIIEEIVGDIRDEFDQDEVPDIQKRGEKHFVVDGKVLIYEINNMLGLSIDDEDIDTLGGWILTQNMESKQGDKILYEGFEFHILDTEGHLIRSVEIQMASQHEIKEKTLQLLEAEE, from the coding sequence TTGGATATAGTTAACCTGATTATTGTTGCGATTTTAATTGCAATTACCGCATTTTTCGTGGCATCGGAATTTGCGATCGTGAAACTAAGAAGCTCACGAATTGACCAGCTTATAGCAGAAGGAAATAAGTCAGCACTTGCAGCAAAGAAGGTAACATCTAACCTTGATGAGTATTTGTCTGCTTGTCAATTAGGTATTACGATAACTGCTCTGGGTCTTGGGTGGCTTGGTGAACCAACGATGGAAAGTATCCTACACCCTCTTCTAGTCAGTTTTCATCTGAATGAATCAATTATAAGTGTATTAACATTCGTTATTGCCTTTTTAGTGATTACCTACTTGCATGTTGTAATAGGTGAATTGGCTCCAAAAACGATGGCCATTCAAAAGGCTGAATTTATTACATTGCTCTTTGCGAGACCTTTGATTTTTTTCTACCGAGTCATGTTTCCGTTTATTTGGATATTAAATGGTTCTGCAAATTTACTTGTTCGAATGTTTGGACTTAAGCCAGCATCAGAACATGAAATTGCTCATACAGAAGAAGAGCTAAGAATTATTCTTTCTGAAAGCTATAAGAGTGGTGAAATCAATCAATCTGAGTTCAAATATGTGAATCGAATATTTGAGTTTGACGATCGAATTGCAAAGGAAATTATGGTTCCTAGAACTGAAATCGTAACAACATCAGTAGAGAAGTCTTTTCAGGAAAATCTTGATATTATGAGAAACGAGAAGTTTACTCGATACCCAGTAGTAAACGGGGATAAAGATCATATTCTTGGAATGGTAAATATTAAAGAAATCTTTACTGATTTATACTATTTAACACCTGAAGGCCGAAAAAATACGCTCATTCAAAAATATATTCGTCCGGTCATTCAAGTGATTGAATCGATCCCAATTCACGATCTCTTGATCAAAATGCAAAAGGAACGAGTTCATATGGCAATTTTAATGGATGAATATGGCGGAACAGCTGGCCTTGTGACGGTTGAAGATATCATTGAAGAAATTGTTGGAGATATACGTGATGAGTTTGATCAGGATGAGGTTCCTGACATTCAGAAGCGTGGAGAAAAACATTTTGTTGTCGATGGAAAGGTGCTAATCTACGAAATTAATAATATGTTAGGCTTAAGTATTGATGATGAAGATATTGATACTCTTGGAGGATGGATTCTGACTCAGAACATGGAAAGTAAGCAGGGAGATAAAATACTGTATGAAGGATTTGAATTTCATATTCTAGATACGGAAGGTCACCTGATTCGTTCTGTAGAAATCCAAATGGCTTCTCAACATGAAATAAAAGAAAAAACACTTCAATTATTGGAAGCTGAAGAATAA
- a CDS encoding histidine kinase, translating into MRLTFNRMLQLLVILSIIFVLYIIILNYKYPYVGARIIETNNEEMLISEIEPKTWAEKVGIHVGDKIVEINNKDPQLHVPAVSHGLLEQINSVKVLKKNGITKEYIVPSTLFSNQVLFIIIIPLAVLALCLFSIYFINKSNKETNQRSAHLLILFLLIVAMAYLSASGSSRGDLLSRYVNIALFTLVPVSYLHFIYQYFKELGKELFRFSYIIFGYMLVFINILAELVHNFWGMTIISNKLLTLVSFLILLILTFSLKFSGLRKIRYSEQAYLVKILIVTNVLAFTPFLLFYVIPYVIFQKYVFSPIFLSAFLLLIPFSLVYQFLVTKIYDIEFLLGRLKYYSILAIIPTLIMVMIMFTLKDSNQTFSSVHLFVYIYLAMVFIFYVKEVLDDRFRLKRFSEKYNYQDSIFKYTQSIRKASNLEQVIAELKQVIVDVLHVSKAYFIELDKVKNITSVDPLAKEPNYRSYLKEIKEASNEIGKIVEVDKGFVINIGVTDNKSYVLVCLSILNTPKLTRDEVSWLKTLSFYTNVSLENFLKIDELMQHLQKVETEEGKPDWLNKILFSIEEKQRSHLAKEINDSVLQDLVTLKRQCELAMSEEDADVLKKQLQSINSSMTKVIKETRKTCQELRPQLLYDLGLVKALNKLIMQYQDIVSFDIRLNTGNINASLDIDTQLNIYRIVQELLINAHKHSEATNVMIILVSIKDKIVLHYEDDGIGFNYEEIGDQKERTGLSGISERVKALKGSFLIETSRENGLKIDIEI; encoded by the coding sequence ATGCGTCTTACCTTTAATAGGATGCTCCAACTATTAGTCATATTAAGTATCATTTTTGTCCTTTATATTATAATTTTAAATTATAAATACCCATATGTTGGAGCTAGAATAATTGAAACAAATAACGAAGAAATGCTGATTTCTGAAATTGAGCCAAAAACCTGGGCAGAAAAAGTGGGTATTCATGTTGGGGATAAGATCGTTGAAATAAATAACAAAGATCCACAGCTTCATGTTCCAGCTGTTAGTCATGGTCTCCTTGAACAGATAAATTCAGTTAAGGTACTTAAGAAAAATGGAATAACTAAAGAATATATTGTTCCATCAACTTTATTCAGTAATCAGGTTTTGTTTATAATAATCATCCCTTTAGCAGTTCTTGCTTTATGCTTGTTTAGTATTTATTTTATTAATAAATCAAACAAAGAGACAAATCAACGGTCTGCTCATTTATTAATACTATTTTTATTAATAGTAGCCATGGCTTATCTTAGTGCAAGTGGTTCTTCAAGGGGAGATTTACTAAGTAGATACGTGAATATAGCATTATTTACATTAGTTCCAGTAAGCTATTTACACTTTATCTATCAATATTTTAAAGAATTAGGAAAAGAACTTTTCAGATTTTCTTATATTATATTTGGTTATATGCTGGTATTTATCAATATTTTGGCTGAATTAGTTCATAATTTTTGGGGAATGACCATAATAAGTAACAAGTTGCTTACACTAGTGTCGTTTCTTATTTTACTTATTTTAACTTTTAGTTTAAAGTTTTCAGGTTTAAGAAAGATTAGATATTCAGAACAAGCATATTTAGTCAAAATATTAATTGTAACCAATGTTTTAGCTTTTACACCTTTTCTTTTGTTCTATGTTATTCCGTATGTGATTTTTCAAAAGTATGTATTTTCGCCAATATTTTTATCTGCTTTTTTACTTTTAATTCCCTTTTCATTAGTTTACCAATTTTTGGTAACGAAGATATACGATATAGAATTCTTGTTAGGAAGACTTAAATATTATTCAATATTAGCCATAATTCCAACTCTGATTATGGTTATGATTATGTTCACTTTAAAAGATAGCAATCAAACTTTTTCTTCTGTCCACCTTTTTGTTTATATTTACTTAGCTATGGTGTTCATTTTTTATGTGAAGGAAGTTTTAGATGATCGTTTTAGATTAAAGCGATTTTCTGAAAAGTATAATTATCAGGACAGTATTTTTAAGTATACTCAAAGCATAAGAAAAGCAAGCAATTTGGAACAGGTTATTGCAGAATTAAAGCAAGTAATTGTGGATGTACTCCATGTTAGCAAGGCATATTTTATCGAGCTTGATAAGGTAAAGAATATTACTTCTGTTGATCCCTTAGCAAAGGAACCAAACTACAGATCTTATTTAAAAGAAATTAAAGAAGCTTCAAATGAAATTGGTAAGATTGTTGAAGTAGATAAAGGTTTTGTTATTAATATAGGTGTAACTGACAACAAGAGCTATGTATTAGTATGCTTGTCTATACTAAACACACCTAAATTAACTCGTGATGAGGTGTCATGGTTAAAAACTCTTTCGTTTTACACGAATGTTTCATTAGAAAACTTTTTGAAAATTGATGAACTAATGCAACACTTACAAAAAGTTGAGACAGAGGAAGGAAAACCAGATTGGCTGAATAAGATTTTGTTTTCTATAGAAGAAAAGCAACGATCTCATTTAGCTAAGGAAATAAATGACTCTGTTCTTCAAGACTTGGTTACTTTAAAAAGGCAATGTGAATTGGCAATGTCAGAAGAGGATGCTGATGTTCTTAAAAAACAGCTACAAAGCATAAACAGCAGTATGACGAAGGTTATTAAAGAAACAAGAAAAACATGTCAAGAACTGCGACCACAGTTACTTTATGATTTAGGCTTAGTTAAGGCATTAAATAAGCTCATTATGCAATATCAAGACATTGTAAGCTTTGATATCCGACTTAATACTGGAAATATAAATGCTTCTTTGGATATTGATACTCAATTAAACATTTATCGAATTGTACAGGAATTGCTTATAAATGCTCATAAACATTCAGAAGCAACAAATGTTATGATTATTCTTGTTTCTATAAAAGATAAGATTGTTCTCCATTACGAGGACGATGGTATTGGTTTTAATTATGAAGAAATAGGTGATCAAAAAGAAAGAACAGGCCTTTCTGGTATTAGTGAACGGGTCAAAGCTTTAAAAGGATCGTTCTTAATTGAAACATCAAGAGAAAATGGATTAAAA
- a CDS encoding AI-2E family transporter, with product MLRSKVHFWTLQILLMLLIVFVGTRVSFLFEPIIVFASTLFFPILIAGILFFIFNPLVKLLEKGKVPRTLAILIPYIVFIGVVTGIVLFIGPIVTEQITDLVNNFPSYVNEFTQFIINMSQTHWFTWVMEQDYVSFKQIEDTLTGYAKSLPENITTSFTAVLGVVTNITLTIITVPFILFYMLKDGHKLPSTAVKVLPSTYRHEGLKILQDLYETLAAYIQGQLIVSIAVGIGCFIGYTIIGLDYALVLGIVVAVANIIPYLGPFIGAAPAVIIALLDSPTKALLAALVVTIVQQLDGNFLSPLIIGKRLNTHPLTIILLLIGAGSFGGIIGMILAVPTYAVLKAVVLNVIRLIKLRSKYKEELKNAEV from the coding sequence GTGTTAAGATCAAAAGTTCATTTTTGGACATTGCAAATTTTATTAATGTTATTAATTGTTTTTGTAGGAACAAGGGTTTCCTTTTTGTTTGAACCCATAATTGTTTTTGCATCAACTTTGTTTTTCCCAATTCTTATTGCGGGAATTCTATTCTTCATTTTTAATCCATTAGTGAAGTTACTTGAAAAAGGAAAGGTTCCTCGTACGCTGGCTATCCTGATTCCATATATTGTATTTATTGGCGTCGTTACAGGGATTGTTTTATTTATTGGACCGATTGTTACAGAACAAATAACAGATTTAGTGAATAATTTCCCTTCATACGTAAACGAGTTTACACAATTTATTATTAATATGTCTCAAACTCACTGGTTTACATGGGTCATGGAGCAGGATTATGTGTCATTTAAGCAAATTGAAGATACATTGACTGGTTATGCGAAGAGCCTGCCGGAAAATATTACAACAAGCTTCACAGCTGTGCTTGGTGTTGTAACAAACATTACCTTAACGATTATTACAGTTCCATTTATTCTTTTTTACATGTTAAAAGATGGTCATAAGCTCCCTTCTACGGCAGTAAAGGTTTTACCATCAACATATCGTCATGAAGGATTGAAGATTTTACAAGATTTATATGAAACGTTAGCAGCTTACATACAAGGACAGTTAATTGTGTCCATTGCTGTCGGGATTGGATGCTTCATAGGATACACTATAATAGGACTTGATTATGCACTTGTTCTTGGAATTGTTGTCGCGGTAGCTAATATAATTCCTTATTTGGGGCCGTTTATCGGTGCTGCTCCTGCCGTCATTATTGCTTTATTAGATTCGCCGACAAAAGCATTGCTTGCTGCTTTAGTTGTAACGATTGTTCAGCAGCTTGATGGGAATTTCCTTTCTCCGTTAATTATCGGGAAACGTTTGAACACACATCCTTTAACAATTATTTTACTTTTAATAGGAGCTGGAAGCTTTGGAGGAATCATTGGGATGATTCTTGCTGTTCCAACGTATGCCGTGTTAAAAGCTGTTGTTTTAAATGTTATTCGATTAATCAAATTAAGATCTAAATATAAAGAAGAGCTAAAGAATGCTGAAGTATAA
- a CDS encoding polyprenyl synthetase family protein, whose product MVDNEHIKQQMIQIIESQVKESKLQHLVVSFIKEKDNFHFAHLAILHYEAFEGKNAEIVRLAAAIQLLILSFDMLDDLEDLDNLEEPWMKINPSIALNAATMIYTLSHKVILSLSSPYKIQILDAFTQFSLQAMEGQHLDLENSLFTEDECIKMMKYKSGSLIALASVSGMLLAGANEEKVEIYSYQIGIAAQIENDFRDLFNPNKNDISAQKKSLGFLYLQKKCNEHALDIIEGFKSEKTVEAYFGSYTKFSNKLSNSGTVHYLNVMKQIAVNKAAKLINELPIKQDQVERLKAVLLTSKEQF is encoded by the coding sequence ATGGTTGATAATGAACATATTAAACAACAAATGATTCAAATCATTGAATCGCAAGTAAAAGAGAGCAAATTACAGCATCTTGTTGTTTCTTTTATTAAGGAAAAAGACAACTTTCATTTTGCTCATTTGGCCATATTACATTATGAGGCATTCGAGGGAAAAAATGCAGAAATAGTGAGGCTTGCTGCTGCTATTCAATTACTAATCTTATCTTTTGATATGTTGGATGATCTTGAAGACTTAGATAATCTGGAAGAGCCATGGATGAAAATTAACCCTTCTATTGCTTTAAATGCGGCAACGATGATTTATACGTTAAGTCATAAAGTGATATTATCATTATCTTCTCCATATAAGATTCAAATACTTGATGCATTTACTCAGTTTTCTCTCCAAGCAATGGAAGGGCAGCATCTTGATTTGGAAAACTCTTTATTTACTGAAGATGAATGTATCAAAATGATGAAGTATAAGTCAGGTTCTTTAATTGCATTAGCATCTGTAAGTGGCATGCTTTTAGCTGGTGCAAATGAAGAAAAAGTTGAGATCTATTCGTATCAAATTGGAATTGCTGCACAAATTGAAAATGACTTTAGAGATTTATTTAATCCAAATAAAAATGATATTTCAGCACAAAAAAAATCATTAGGCTTTCTTTACCTTCAAAAAAAGTGTAACGAACATGCTTTGGATATTATTGAAGGCTTTAAAAGTGAAAAAACAGTCGAGGCCTACTTTGGAAGTTATACAAAATTTAGTAACAAACTCTCAAATTCCGGAACTGTGCATTATTTAAATGTTATGAAGCAAATAGCTGTGAATAAAGCAGCAAAATTAATAAATGAATTACCAATTAAACAAGACCAAGTTGAGAGATTAAAAGCTGTTCTATTAACTAGTAAAGAACAATTTTGA
- a CDS encoding spore germination protein: MPALVGPINLNRINDAAVFKVGDTFSLSPKSQSESSVGAGALNTGDYIEIENVFNITNFEDSDIVDQPSIFNF, from the coding sequence ATGCCGGCATTGGTTGGACCTATCAATCTTAATAGGATAAATGATGCAGCTGTTTTTAAAGTAGGTGATACGTTTAGCCTGTCACCTAAAAGTCAAAGTGAGTCATCTGTTGGTGCAGGGGCATTAAATACAGGGGATTATATCGAAATTGAAAATGTGTTTAATATCACAAATTTTGAAGATAGTGATATTGTGGATCAACCAAGCATTTTTAACTTTTAA
- a CDS encoding DegQ family regulator — protein sequence MNQQKIDEMTQLLLKIEQELKESKESLQLINKSIDKYDKFAFLNVS from the coding sequence GTGAATCAACAGAAGATTGATGAAATGACACAGCTTTTATTAAAGATAGAACAAGAGTTAAAAGAATCAAAAGAATCGCTGCAGCTTATAAATAAAAGTATCGATAAATATGATAAATTTGCATTTTTAAATGTATCTTAA
- a CDS encoding EAL and HDOD domain-containing protein, with protein sequence MEVFVARQPIFNIKEEVFAYELLYRGSKENIFPDIDGDLATTEVIINSFLNIGIHDLSEGKRCFVNFTDSLLKSRVPTFFNPSSIVVEILENVEISEELILSCKELKELGYTIALDDFYVQEQSSLLPRLLPYVDIIKVDFLNTSKSEQKSMVQRYRPYNIELLAEKVETREDFLFAKKTGYTYFQGYFFSKPHIVSSYDVPSYLKTYYHILSEIAKTEPNIDKIASEIEHDISMSYKLLKLINSPAFRPVNKIESIKQAIVLLGLNELKKWIYVISLKNINYPKDINMQEVIKLSLIRGKLCEQIAIYLEMGQSAPFMLTGMFSLIDTLMHRNIQDVLKDLPLSDDIQDALLGKENDLYHVLLWAESIEKSTWNIEGLKIPKEEINRIYLSSIEWATNLMELDEK encoded by the coding sequence ATGGAGGTTTTTGTTGCACGGCAGCCAATATTTAATATAAAAGAAGAAGTTTTTGCATATGAACTTTTATATAGAGGAAGTAAGGAAAATATATTTCCAGATATTGATGGAGACCTTGCTACAACAGAAGTCATTATTAATAGTTTTTTAAATATTGGTATTCATGATTTATCAGAAGGCAAACGTTGTTTTGTCAACTTTACAGATAGTCTGCTAAAATCCCGAGTACCAACATTTTTTAATCCCTCCTCTATTGTTGTGGAAATATTAGAGAATGTTGAAATAAGTGAAGAGCTAATTCTTTCATGTAAAGAGTTAAAAGAATTAGGCTATACTATTGCGCTTGATGATTTTTATGTCCAAGAGCAATCATCCTTATTACCGAGATTATTACCTTATGTTGATATCATCAAAGTGGACTTTCTAAACACATCCAAAAGTGAACAAAAATCCATGGTTCAACGGTATCGTCCTTATAATATAGAACTTTTAGCAGAAAAAGTGGAAACAAGAGAGGATTTTTTATTTGCAAAGAAAACGGGATATACATATTTTCAGGGTTATTTTTTCAGCAAACCACATATTGTTTCAAGTTATGATGTTCCTTCTTACTTAAAAACGTATTATCATATACTTTCAGAAATAGCGAAGACAGAGCCTAATATTGATAAAATTGCCTCCGAAATTGAGCATGATATCTCTATGTCATATAAGCTGTTAAAATTAATTAATTCACCGGCTTTTAGACCTGTTAATAAAATTGAATCTATCAAACAGGCAATTGTCCTACTTGGATTAAATGAACTTAAAAAATGGATTTATGTTATTTCATTAAAAAATATAAATTACCCAAAAGATATTAATATGCAAGAAGTAATTAAGTTATCCTTAATTCGTGGGAAGTTATGTGAACAGATTGCCATTTATCTTGAGATGGGTCAGTCTGCACCTTTCATGTTAACAGGAATGTTTTCATTAATTGATACATTGATGCATCGAAATATCCAGGATGTGTTAAAGGACTTACCACTATCCGATGATATTCAAGATGCTTTGCTCGGGAAAGAAAACGATTTATATCATGTGTTACTTTGGGCCGAAAGTATTGAAAAATCAACTTGGAATATAGAAGGTTTGAAAATACCAAAAGAAGAGATTAACCGCATTTATTTATCTTCTATTGAATGGGCAACAAACCTTATGGAATTAGATGAAAAGTAG
- a CDS encoding ISL3 family transposase: protein MLSVSLDLPEFEVVKQEDLTSSYVVVVQKNSVKERCSFCGFLSSFVHDRRTRKVRDLDILNKQVYLLIKVKRYRCLNCSEVFSECYDSIEPGKHQTNRLREHLYQLCQDTTIKHVSEKYHIPYTTLERIYYSVAHEKALIHKEAITHATDKDDLVLSLDEVAVRKGHRYETVLLDAKLGCILGMIHQRSYESTSQLLTNYISSSQAVKTVVVDMWDPFHKAIKSLFPLASIVIDKYHVVQKVTQALDKVRKKYPKLKKARFLLLKGYEKLSEQQKVRLDELLEEYPLLASAYYLKETFREMYKLDNYNDAEESFEEWIQLAWSSPYPSFHEVAKTLENWKAEILQYFLSRYTNGRTEGTNHKVKNIKRRAYGYRNLERFRLRVFLECTGNTYKKQVA, encoded by the coding sequence GTGCTTTCCGTATCACTAGATTTGCCAGAATTTGAAGTTGTTAAACAGGAAGATTTGACTTCCAGTTATGTTGTTGTTGTTCAAAAGAATTCAGTAAAAGAACGTTGTTCTTTTTGTGGTTTTCTTTCTTCTTTTGTCCATGATAGAAGGACAAGAAAAGTAAGAGATCTTGATATATTAAATAAGCAAGTATATCTGCTTATTAAGGTAAAACGGTATAGATGTTTAAATTGCTCTGAAGTATTTTCAGAGTGTTACGATTCAATAGAACCTGGTAAACATCAAACTAATCGTCTCCGTGAACACCTGTATCAACTTTGCCAAGATACAACCATTAAACATGTTAGTGAGAAATACCATATTCCATATACCACTTTAGAAAGGATCTATTACTCAGTGGCTCATGAAAAAGCACTTATTCACAAAGAGGCAATTACACACGCTACTGACAAAGATGACCTTGTCTTAAGCCTAGATGAGGTAGCCGTTAGAAAGGGTCATCGATATGAAACGGTACTTCTTGATGCAAAGCTAGGATGCATTCTAGGTATGATTCATCAACGTAGTTATGAGTCTACCTCTCAGTTGTTAACAAATTACATTTCATCATCTCAAGCTGTAAAAACGGTTGTAGTTGATATGTGGGATCCGTTTCACAAAGCAATTAAATCTTTATTTCCTTTGGCTTCGATAGTGATTGATAAGTATCATGTTGTTCAAAAAGTTACACAAGCTCTAGATAAAGTCAGAAAGAAATACCCTAAGTTAAAGAAAGCCAGATTCCTATTGTTAAAAGGGTATGAAAAGTTATCTGAACAACAAAAAGTCCGATTAGATGAGTTATTAGAAGAATATCCTTTACTTGCTTCAGCTTATTACCTTAAGGAAACCTTCAGAGAAATGTATAAACTTGATAATTATAATGATGCAGAAGAATCGTTTGAAGAATGGATTCAACTTGCATGGAGTAGTCCATATCCTTCTTTTCATGAGGTAGCTAAAACCCTTGAAAATTGGAAAGCTGAAATTCTTCAATATTTCTTGTCAAGATATACAAACGGAAGGACCGAAGGTACTAACCATAAGGTTAAAAACATTAAAAGAAGAGCCTATGGTTATAGAAATTTAGAACGGTTTAGATTACGTGTATTTCTGGAATGTACAGGAAACACTTATAAAAAACAAGTAGCATAA
- a CDS encoding YueH family protein yields MKIRKANVKNGEEFITNVYIYENKKQEFSMIAIPEIEWSTTVSYEEGREELSLRLQSSLSKRVESDTAGELAGKIGHWVGEM; encoded by the coding sequence GTGAAAATTAGAAAAGCAAATGTGAAAAACGGAGAAGAATTCATAACAAACGTTTATATTTATGAAAATAAAAAACAAGAATTCAGTATGATTGCCATCCCGGAAATTGAGTGGTCTACGACTGTTAGCTATGAAGAGGGAAGAGAAGAACTTAGTCTCCGCCTTCAATCATCTTTATCGAAAAGAGTGGAATCTGATACTGCTGGTGAGCTCGCAGGTAAAATTGGACATTGGGTAGGTGAAATGTAA
- the hpaB gene encoding 4-hydroxyphenylacetate 3-monooxygenase, oxygenase component: MPAINGEKYLERMDQLHPDVWVKGEKISGKLSQHPVYKGAMQSKASLYDTQVHPDFIKKMTFTSPTSNERVGLSFLQPRTKEDLEARRYMIKTWAKKTAGMMGRTPDYLNTALMTFAASATILREQGDEFCKNLLNIYEDAREKDLSFTHSFINPQVNRSTNYHELSSQPIAAKIVKKTSDGLILKGARMLATQGGMTDEVFILPTGQTDDYAFCFSIPSDADGIKFICRESFYQDDSQFNYPLSSRFDEMDTMIVFNNVVVPWERVIFYHRNDLAHQLFARSSFTPQALHQVIIRQITKTEFLIGLAQKMVTALNVSEYHHIQEKISEMIIGLETMKALLDRSELEAKEDEWGTMVPYVHSLFVASNIFPKLYPRMIEIIQLIGAGGMVAIPSEEDFASSLVSEIDHFCQGYACDAETKAKLFRLAWDLTMSSFGTRQTQYERYFFGDPKRLTSTLYQGYPREEYIRDVEKFLEQNREA; encoded by the coding sequence ATGCCTGCAATTAATGGTGAAAAATATTTGGAGCGCATGGATCAGCTACATCCTGATGTATGGGTGAAGGGGGAAAAAATTTCAGGGAAGCTCTCTCAGCACCCAGTCTATAAAGGTGCCATGCAATCAAAGGCATCTCTGTATGACACTCAAGTTCATCCTGATTTTATAAAAAAAATGACATTTACATCTCCTACATCAAATGAACGTGTAGGACTATCTTTTTTGCAACCCAGAACGAAAGAAGACCTAGAAGCAAGAAGATATATGATTAAAACTTGGGCCAAAAAAACAGCAGGAATGATGGGACGTACACCAGATTACTTAAACACAGCATTAATGACGTTCGCAGCTTCAGCTACTATTCTACGTGAACAAGGTGATGAGTTTTGTAAAAATCTACTCAATATTTATGAAGATGCCAGAGAAAAAGATCTTTCCTTCACACACAGCTTTATCAATCCACAAGTAAATCGTTCAACAAATTATCATGAGTTATCTTCACAACCAATTGCTGCAAAAATAGTAAAGAAAACATCAGATGGACTTATACTAAAAGGGGCAAGGATGTTAGCAACACAAGGAGGTATGACTGACGAGGTATTCATCTTACCAACAGGTCAAACCGATGATTATGCCTTTTGTTTTAGTATTCCTTCAGATGCAGATGGAATTAAATTTATATGCCGTGAATCCTTTTATCAAGACGACTCTCAATTTAACTATCCACTTTCTTCTCGTTTCGATGAAATGGACACGATGATTGTGTTTAATAATGTAGTAGTGCCTTGGGAAAGAGTTATTTTTTATCACCGCAATGATCTTGCACATCAGCTTTTTGCAAGAAGTAGCTTTACACCACAAGCATTGCACCAGGTCATTATTAGACAAATTACAAAAACAGAGTTCTTAATTGGTCTTGCTCAAAAAATGGTTACTGCTTTAAACGTATCAGAGTATCATCATATACAAGAAAAAATTAGTGAAATGATTATTGGGTTAGAAACAATGAAGGCTCTTTTAGATCGTTCAGAGCTTGAAGCAAAGGAAGACGAATGGGGGACAATGGTTCCATATGTTCACTCTTTATTTGTTGCATCAAATATTTTCCCAAAGCTCTACCCTCGAATGATTGAAATCATTCAATTAATAGGTGCCGGGGGAATGGTAGCTATACCTTCAGAAGAGGATTTTGCTTCCAGCTTAGTTAGTGAAATTGATCATTTCTGTCAAGGATATGCTTGTGATGCTGAAACAAAAGCGAAACTCTTTCGCCTTGCATGGGATCTTACGATGAGCAGCTTTGGAACACGACAAACACAATATGAACGGTACTTTTTTGGTGATCCCAAGAGGCTAACATCAACTCTTTATCAGGGGTACCCACGAGAAGAATACATTCGTGATGTTGAAAAATTTTTAGAGCAAAATAGAGAGGCTTAA